The genomic window aaaaatattattaacatgcatttcagtataaaaaattatttgaaaagcaatcgttACCACActgtgaaatatatatatatatatatatatatatatataaaaagaaaaatgtaaaacCCCAATTTACCATGACAGGCAAGCAGTGACAACAAATAAGTACAGAAAacagaacttaaaaaaaatattattataacaaatctctctttctttattcaGTAATTGTACCTTGCAAGTACTCCTACCTGTACCCCTATCCTTCTCTCTCCCTTCTATCATAACtctacccttttcttttcctctctctctatatattcCTCTCCTCCTTCACCTCTCCCTACCCAACCCCCcgcctctcctctctctcaagAACTCCCCAATCTTCAAGCCTTCCATATTTCCTTTTACCAATAACAAGAAAAGCCCACTTGCTCTTAACTATCCCACTCCCCATCTTGCATAGATtctcttaatattttcttaacgtCGTCGACCCCATTTGGATCGATCTTTTTAGAATGAAGCAGCTAATTCGCCGTCTCTCACGGGTGGCAGACTCTTCTCAATACAGTCTTCTGCGCTCGAACTCTCAATCCACCACGACTGCTTCTCGACGGAGATCCGGCGGGTCGAGGTCGGCGCGCCGGCGAGGATCCGACAAGCCGGTGCCGGAGGGTCATGTGCCGGTGTATGTCGGCGATGAGATGGAGCGGTTTACGGTGAGTGCTGAGCTCTTGAACCATCCGGTTTTTATATGGCTTCTGAACAAGTCGGCTCAAGAATACGGGTACGAGCAGAAAGGAGTGCTGAGAATTCCTTGTCACGTGCTGGTTTTTGAACGAGTTATGGAATCTCTGAGACTCGGTCTTGAGTCAAGTGACCTTGAGGATGTACTTGGCTCTTTGTTCACTTCTG from Populus trichocarpa isolate Nisqually-1 chromosome 5, P.trichocarpa_v4.1, whole genome shotgun sequence includes these protein-coding regions:
- the LOC7492101 gene encoding auxin-responsive protein SAUR71 produces the protein MKQLIRRLSRVADSSQYSLLRSNSQSTTTASRRRSGGSRSARRRGSDKPVPEGHVPVYVGDEMERFTVSAELLNHPVFIWLLNKSAQEYGYEQKGVLRIPCHVLVFERVMESLRLGLESSDLEDVLGSLFTSEDCL